In the Euphorbia lathyris chromosome 5, ddEupLath1.1, whole genome shotgun sequence genome, one interval contains:
- the LOC136230773 gene encoding polygalacturonase-like encodes MCCLGSDYNYRMASGPSTASKIVNVDDFGAKADGIIDDSEAFEKAWKEACSSQTSVTLIVPNNNIYHLKPLTFSGPCQSDIIFKIHGTVKASNKMEDYGEDTRHWIVFYNVQNLRVKGGGIINGNGRIWWINSCKFDKTKPCKHAPTAVTFYECKNLIVSNLWLKNAQQMHISIQKCVNVRILKLKVTAPGNSPNTDGIHVTGTQNIRIRKCVIRTGDDCISIVSGSKNVEATDISCGPGHGISIGSLGAGHSEAQVSNVFVNRATFSGTTNGVRIKTWQGGSGYAKNIIFENILMKNVTNPIIVDQNYCDQDDPCPQQKSAVHVSNIIYRNIRGTSSSKVAMKFDCSNTFPCQKIMLQNVILSTQQHQTAQASCINVNMPVLPNVSPQCSTTSIL; translated from the exons ATGTGTTGTTTGGGGTCAGATTACAATTATAGAATGGCAAGTGGTCCTTCAACTGCATCAAAGATTGTAAATGTTGATGATTTTGGAGCTAAAGCTGATGGAATTATTGATGATTCTGAG GCATTTGAGAAAGCATGGAAGGAGGCTTGTTCTTCTCAAACAAGTGTTACTTTGATTGTCCCTAACAACAAtatttatcatctcaaaccacTCACATTTTCAGGCCCTTGTCAATCTGATATCATTTTTAAG ATTCATGGAACGGTGAAAGCTTCAAATAAAATGGAGGATTATGGAGAGGATACAAGACATTGGATAGTATTTTATAATGTACAAAATCTAAGAGTTAAAGGTGGTGGAATCATCAATGGAAATGGAAGAATTTGGTGGATAAATTCTTGCAAATTTGACAAAACCAAG CCTTGCAAACATGCACCAACT GCTGTAACTTTCTATGAATGCAAGAATCTAATAGTATCAAATCTATGGTTAAAAAATGCACAACAAATGCACATAAGTATTCAAAAATGTGTGAATGTGCGGATTTTGAAGCTTAAAGTGACTGCTCCCGGGAATAGTCCTAATACTGATGGAATTCATGTGACTGGCACACAAAATATTCGGATAAGAAAGTGTGTGATAAGAACAG GTGATGATTGCATATCAATAGTAAGTGGATCAAAGAATGTAGAAGCCACAGATATAAGTTGTGGACCAGGGCATGGAATAAG CATTGGTAGCTTAGGAGCAGGTCATTCAGAGGCTCAAGTTTCAAATGTGTTTGTTAATAGAGCTACTTTTTCTGGCACCACTAATGGGGTTAGAATTAAGACTTGGCAG GGAGGCTCTGGGTATGCCAAAAACATAATATTTGAAAACATACTAATGAAAAATGTGACTAATCCTATAATTGTGGATCAAAACTACTGTGATCAAGACGATCCATGTCCACAACAG AAATCAGCAGTGCACGTAAGCAATATAATATACAGAAACATAAGAGGAACAAGTTCTTCAAAGGTGGCCATGAAATTTGATTGTAGCAACACATTTCCTTGTCAGAAAATTATGTTGCAAAATGTTATTTTATCAACTCAACAACATCAAACTGCTCAAGCTTCATGCATTAATGTTAATATGCCAGTTTTACCAAATGTTTCTCCTCAATGCTCGACTACTTCAATTCTCTAA